The following are from one region of the Halobellus limi genome:
- a CDS encoding Ig-like domain-containing protein, with the protein MSFEDVVIGPNNGEIMQLSELDYSIVDDSELVITGNNSENNRPALMVINNGKLDASNATLWSNNNQGEGFDHDSDQTSVVDVYAHENNTDGGFYRTRNLTNNTEKKGSKTDISGVPTADEVGAWSGSTTTETESSSEDSTTTDDTDDGEWTLRWESETDDWDVVSGSEFDGGYALEHDHDGTDRTVRAISWDAVGEPADVEVLDKVRVPAFTEGVDLGYHARVHIRSSSHNGDRLGYWLELESAANSFRLGKYSKDGFATLLRFGTPQENTFFYRRFRAEGETLKAKVWPASESEPAGWDAEITDTDLTDGWVGLGSYDTGTVQTDVFSVATGGESAPLIPGGRPTVSFRAPTDGGTVSGDVPVRIDAEDGTDGATDLKVAYRVEGGSWSTAAYDADTGTYSATWDSTAVDDGTVSLEARVTDADGNTAAAAVEVVVDNGPAVATLEPQDVTSESATLRGDLRDLGGSDSVDVRFEWRAADGDAWTAAGDQSLDSPTEFAHTVSGLEGDTQYEFRAVAEADGETAEGEIVGFGALAAPAPDSAPTIEKLDVTDESGSEWTRFHVDWTVTDDEQDLDTVITTLEYEGQPVAAESTSVNGSSASYTHVLRVRGDVDSVRLWANDTSNETVSESIDV; encoded by the coding sequence ATGTCCTTTGAGGACGTGGTGATCGGGCCGAACAACGGGGAGATTATGCAGTTATCGGAGCTCGATTACTCCATCGTTGACGATTCGGAACTCGTAATCACCGGTAACAACTCAGAGAATAATCGTCCGGCGCTGATGGTGATAAACAACGGGAAACTGGACGCCTCTAACGCCACGCTCTGGTCGAATAATAATCAGGGCGAAGGATTCGATCACGACTCGGATCAGACTTCGGTCGTCGATGTCTACGCCCACGAAAACAACACCGACGGTGGTTTCTATCGGACTCGGAATCTGACGAACAACACCGAGAAGAAGGGCTCTAAGACGGATATTTCTGGGGTGCCCACGGCCGACGAAGTCGGCGCGTGGAGCGGAAGCACGACCACCGAGACGGAGTCGAGCAGTGAGGATTCGACTACCACGGACGACACCGACGACGGCGAGTGGACGCTCCGATGGGAATCGGAGACGGACGACTGGGACGTCGTCTCCGGTTCCGAGTTCGACGGCGGATATGCCCTAGAGCACGATCACGACGGCACGGATCGAACCGTCAGAGCCATCTCGTGGGATGCCGTCGGCGAACCCGCCGACGTCGAGGTGCTCGACAAGGTCCGGGTGCCGGCGTTCACCGAGGGCGTCGACCTCGGCTACCACGCTAGAGTCCACATTCGCTCGTCGTCTCACAACGGCGATCGACTCGGGTACTGGTTGGAGCTCGAAAGCGCGGCGAACTCGTTTCGGCTGGGGAAGTACTCCAAAGACGGGTTTGCGACGCTGCTGCGCTTCGGGACGCCCCAGGAGAACACCTTCTTCTACCGGCGCTTCCGCGCCGAAGGTGAGACGCTCAAGGCCAAGGTGTGGCCGGCCTCCGAGTCCGAACCGGCCGGGTGGGACGCAGAAATCACGGACACAGACCTCACCGACGGCTGGGTCGGCCTCGGGTCGTACGATACGGGAACCGTCCAGACCGACGTCTTCAGCGTCGCGACCGGCGGCGAGTCGGCCCCGCTGATTCCGGGCGGTCGGCCGACTGTCTCGTTCCGGGCCCCGACGGACGGGGGGACCGTCAGCGGGGACGTCCCCGTCCGGATCGACGCCGAAGACGGCACGGACGGCGCGACCGATCTAAAGGTGGCGTACCGCGTTGAGGGCGGATCCTGGTCGACGGCGGCCTACGACGCCGACACGGGTACGTACTCGGCGACGTGGGATTCGACCGCCGTCGACGACGGGACGGTCTCCCTCGAAGCGCGCGTGACCGACGCCGACGGCAACACGGCCGCGGCGGCGGTCGAAGTGGTCGTCGACAACGGGCCCGCGGTCGCGACGCTCGAACCGCAAGACGTGACTTCGGAGTCGGCGACGCTGCGGGGCGACCTCCGGGACCTCGGCGGTTCGGACTCGGTGGACGTCCGGTTCGAGTGGCGAGCGGCCGACGGAGACGCGTGGACCGCCGCGGGGGACCAGTCGCTCGACTCTCCGACCGAGTTCGCGCACACCGTTTCCGGTCTCGAAGGGGACACCCAGTACGAGTTCCGAGCGGTGGCCGAGGCCGACGGCGAGACGGCCGAGGGGGAGATCGTGGGGTTTGGGGCCCTTGCTGCCCCTGCGCCTGACAGCGCGCCGACAATCGAGAAGCTGGACGTCACCGACGAGAGCGGTTCCGAATGGACCCGTTTCCACGTCGACTGGACGGTCACCGACGACGAGCAGGACCTCGATACGGTGATCACGACGCTGGAGTACGAGGGACAGCCGGTCGCTGCCGAGAGCACCAGCGTGAATGGCAGCAGCGCGAGTTACACCCACGTCCTCCGCGTCCGCGGGGACGTCGACAGCGTTCGGCTGTGGGCGAACGACACCTCGAACGAGACGGTGAGCGAGTCTATCGACGTATAA
- a CDS encoding DUF1616 domain-containing protein yields MSRNHASGGTFATWLDLVVTVVLALLTTVPVLITGGLGPVELLRVPLGFVFVFFLPGYAIQSALYPASSLDAHDQFSARMETGETKHGPTPLERLVLSVGLSLVTVPLVGLVWNFTPWGIAIQQVLGSLAGIVVVAVVVGAYRRAKLGPEDRFHLPLERIRTENWPSLDGGTTREKQINIAVALLVVFAVVSVGTAIATPKDGEEYTELYLLTEDPESGALTASEYPRTLSPGEPRDVHVGIGNHETHPATYTVVVKLQKFETVTGERNVVEETELDRFSATIESGQTERIPRTITPDASVTGQNLRLVFLLYEGTPAPDPSVSNAYREVHLWVTVSP; encoded by the coding sequence ATGAGCCGAAATCACGCTTCGGGAGGGACGTTCGCCACCTGGCTGGACCTCGTGGTAACCGTCGTGCTGGCACTTCTCACGACCGTCCCGGTCCTGATCACGGGGGGACTGGGTCCCGTAGAACTACTGCGAGTTCCGCTCGGATTCGTATTCGTGTTCTTCCTGCCGGGCTACGCGATCCAGTCGGCGCTGTACCCCGCCAGTAGCCTCGACGCGCACGACCAGTTCTCTGCGCGGATGGAGACCGGAGAAACGAAGCACGGGCCCACCCCGTTGGAGCGGCTCGTTCTATCGGTCGGACTGAGCCTCGTCACCGTTCCACTCGTCGGCCTCGTCTGGAACTTCACCCCGTGGGGAATCGCGATCCAGCAGGTGCTCGGGAGCCTCGCCGGGATCGTCGTCGTTGCAGTGGTCGTCGGCGCGTATCGGCGGGCCAAACTCGGACCCGAGGACCGTTTTCATCTCCCGCTGGAACGGATACGGACGGAGAACTGGCCGTCACTCGACGGGGGGACAACTCGCGAGAAGCAGATCAACATCGCAGTCGCGCTCCTCGTCGTTTTCGCGGTCGTGTCCGTGGGAACGGCGATCGCGACGCCCAAGGACGGCGAGGAATACACCGAACTGTATCTGCTGACCGAAGACCCCGAATCCGGGGCGCTGACCGCTAGTGAGTACCCCAGGACGCTCTCCCCCGGCGAGCCACGGGACGTCCACGTCGGCATCGGTAATCACGAGACTCACCCGGCTACGTACACGGTAGTCGTGAAACTCCAGAAATTCGAGACGGTCACCGGCGAACGAAACGTCGTCGAGGAGACGGAACTCGATCGGTTCAGTGCGACAATCGAATCCGGACAGACCGAGCGGATTCCGCGAACGATCACGCCCGACGCGAGCGTGACCGGGCAGAACCTTCGGCTGGTGTTTCTCCTGTACGAGGGCACGCCCGCTCCCGATCCGTCCGTCTCGAACGCGTACCGGGAGGTCCATCTCTGGGTGACCGTGTCACCGTAG
- a CDS encoding glycosyl hydrolase family 28-related protein, giving the protein MDDEDLSRRAVIALLAVAGGATGTIQLNSILDSRTGGAQAVLPEAENGPDTPHASEETATPEPKPGVHLEDHGGVADGETDDTEALMAALDEAAPDGTVRLPEGEILIGSGMADAILLVHRHRGVTIAGEGPGSTRLKMAPGHKSVHRGIVITPSSRDDITGITIRDLMLDGQGLEQNYNIANGIEVQSANGNGYPVEIRNCVIYDWATNGLQLREPGTSIYDSSILLNGRKQEAVTGRDGHGVATSIGNNPNGQTLIQRCLLQGNTGAGADNSGGNMMITGCVIDDCGYGVKQNETTNKQVIENTRISNLRTEPGVYNIPQDRTGGDLVLNNVCIENATDPGLLFPAGGTITGDQILIKNTNTEASQPAAVVVKDEGRKFDIGELAVYETGNGSAMYLENCTGSIDRLVHDGLDDSLGQLSDVAVDTIANDDSMTIDVPRAIDVGASL; this is encoded by the coding sequence ATGGACGACGAAGACCTCAGCCGCCGTGCAGTTATCGCTCTCCTCGCGGTGGCAGGAGGAGCCACAGGAACAATCCAATTGAATTCGATCCTCGATAGCCGTACCGGCGGTGCGCAGGCAGTACTGCCAGAGGCGGAAAACGGCCCAGATACGCCGCACGCCTCGGAGGAAACCGCCACGCCGGAACCGAAACCCGGAGTCCACCTCGAAGATCACGGCGGCGTCGCCGACGGAGAGACGGACGATACGGAAGCGCTGATGGCAGCCTTGGACGAAGCGGCCCCGGACGGGACGGTCCGTCTCCCGGAGGGCGAAATACTCATCGGCAGCGGGATGGCCGACGCCATCCTCTTAGTGCACCGCCACCGGGGAGTGACGATCGCCGGTGAAGGCCCGGGTTCGACCCGGTTGAAGATGGCGCCGGGTCACAAGTCCGTACACCGGGGTATCGTTATCACGCCGAGCAGCAGAGACGACATAACCGGCATAACGATTCGCGACCTTATGCTCGACGGGCAAGGCCTCGAACAGAATTACAACATCGCGAACGGGATCGAGGTCCAGAGCGCCAACGGGAACGGCTACCCCGTCGAGATCCGGAACTGCGTGATATACGACTGGGCGACGAACGGGCTGCAGTTACGGGAGCCGGGAACCAGTATCTACGATAGTTCAATCCTGCTGAACGGGCGCAAGCAGGAGGCCGTGACAGGGAGAGACGGCCACGGCGTCGCCACGTCCATCGGCAACAACCCGAACGGGCAGACGCTGATCCAGCGGTGCCTCCTGCAGGGAAACACCGGCGCAGGTGCGGATAACAGCGGCGGGAATATGATGATAACCGGGTGCGTCATCGACGACTGCGGCTACGGCGTCAAACAGAACGAGACGACGAATAAACAGGTCATCGAGAACACGCGGATCTCGAACCTCCGAACTGAGCCCGGAGTGTACAACATTCCTCAAGACCGAACCGGCGGCGACCTGGTCCTCAACAACGTCTGCATCGAGAACGCGACCGATCCGGGGCTGCTGTTTCCGGCCGGAGGAACCATCACCGGCGATCAGATTCTCATCAAAAATACGAACACCGAAGCCTCGCAGCCCGCCGCAGTCGTTGTCAAGGACGAAGGCAGGAAGTTTGACATCGGAGAGCTGGCGGTGTACGAGACGGGCAACGGATCGGCGATGTACTTGGAGAACTGCACCGGCTCGATCGACCGACTCGTTCACGACGGTCTCGACGACAGCCTGGGACAGCTCAGCGACGTGGCAGTGGACACGATCGCCAATGACGATTCGATGACGATAGACGTTCCGAGGGCTATCGACGTCGGTGCGTCGCTGTAG
- a CDS encoding glycosyltransferase, producing MYSLLASAVNHPDTIERYNGLFNHRILRSLAETGVDMSVVSPRPFAPPIGPYSAYSSLPEIENWGGYAVHHPRFWYLLPKRFFYAASGDSFARRVPRYVDRTFDVPDVVHACHVYLDGYGMLPYVREHDVPLFVVAHGTILNSYEDFSRGVRRNVRETLDEATGVLCVSDALAERARELTDPSTVSTVPLGADPERFPVDQRDTLRRELGVAEDATVVLFVGHFLERKGVREMIDVIPRIDDPDTVFVFVGHGGDLDEDLRRVLTTEGRSTRLVFEGLPPVALRRWFALADVLWLPSHTEGRPTVVYEAMASETAVVASSVGGIPEQVVDGETGLLVPPRDADELHRALQSLLADRELARTMGKRGLERLRERGWTWEAHAERVRRHHLAAIE from the coding sequence ATGTACTCCCTCCTCGCGAGTGCGGTGAACCATCCGGACACGATCGAGCGCTACAACGGCCTGTTCAACCACCGGATACTCCGCTCGCTCGCGGAGACGGGAGTCGATATGAGCGTCGTCTCCCCGCGACCGTTCGCACCGCCGATCGGTCCGTACTCCGCGTACAGTTCGCTTCCGGAGATCGAAAACTGGGGCGGGTATGCGGTCCACCATCCACGATTTTGGTATCTGCTTCCGAAGCGGTTCTTTTACGCGGCGTCCGGCGATTCCTTCGCCAGACGTGTACCACGGTACGTGGACCGCACCTTCGACGTGCCCGACGTCGTCCACGCCTGTCACGTGTACCTCGACGGGTACGGGATGCTCCCGTACGTCCGCGAGCACGACGTGCCGCTTTTCGTCGTCGCCCACGGGACGATCCTCAACTCCTACGAGGACTTCTCACGGGGGGTCCGCCGGAACGTCCGCGAAACGCTCGACGAGGCGACCGGCGTCCTCTGTGTGAGCGATGCGCTCGCCGAACGGGCCCGCGAACTGACCGACCCATCGACGGTCTCGACAGTTCCCCTCGGGGCTGACCCCGAGCGGTTTCCGGTCGATCAGCGCGACACGCTCCGCCGGGAACTCGGCGTTGCGGAGGACGCGACCGTCGTCCTGTTCGTCGGCCATTTCCTGGAGCGGAAAGGCGTTCGAGAGATGATAGACGTCATTCCCCGGATAGACGATCCGGACACGGTCTTCGTTTTCGTCGGACACGGCGGGGATCTCGACGAAGATCTGCGTCGTGTACTCACGACGGAGGGCCGTTCGACGCGTCTCGTGTTCGAGGGCCTCCCCCCGGTCGCCCTCCGTCGCTGGTTCGCCCTCGCGGACGTGTTATGGCTCCCGAGCCACACCGAGGGACGGCCGACCGTCGTCTACGAGGCGATGGCGAGCGAGACCGCTGTGGTAGCCTCGTCGGTAGGAGGGATTCCGGAACAAGTCGTCGACGGTGAGACCGGACTGCTGGTGCCGCCACGCGACGCCGACGAGCTCCACCGGGCGCTGCAGTCGTTGCTCGCGGATCGGGAGCTGGCCCGAACGATGGGAAAGCGCGGGCTGGAACGGCTCCGCGAACGCGGGTGGACGTGGGAAGCCCACGCCGAACGGGTCCGGCGACACCACCTAGCGGCGATCGAATAA
- a CDS encoding class I SAM-dependent methyltransferase, protein MYASGVGRDRLLKSFHSGRLSDFASFVGEPGGTCLSVGCGTGVFETEYISDSFDTIYAVEPKRNRIEAVDGESVVPIQAASPPVPFEHESFDCIVAAGVVEHIQDERGFIEAAYDSLNPTGEIYLTIPIEVGVGGFLRHLGRCYVDPTNEAIPDGKRRYFDYTTDELRKRVPREKHARRHRYYNYTYLLDDVRERFGDVEVRGWPFAPTRLPNLIYFVSAKKA, encoded by the coding sequence ATGTACGCGAGCGGTGTGGGCCGGGACAGGTTGTTAAAGAGCTTCCACAGCGGAAGGCTCTCGGATTTCGCGTCTTTCGTCGGTGAGCCGGGTGGCACCTGTTTGAGCGTGGGGTGTGGAACGGGAGTATTCGAGACGGAGTACATCTCGGATTCGTTCGACACTATTTACGCAGTAGAGCCGAAACGGAACAGAATCGAGGCAGTAGACGGAGAAAGTGTCGTACCGATACAGGCCGCCAGCCCACCGGTCCCGTTCGAGCACGAATCGTTCGACTGCATCGTCGCGGCAGGTGTCGTCGAACACATACAAGACGAGCGTGGCTTCATCGAAGCGGCCTACGACTCTTTGAATCCTACTGGGGAGATCTACCTCACGATCCCCATCGAGGTGGGCGTCGGTGGATTCCTCCGTCATCTGGGCAGGTGCTACGTCGATCCGACGAACGAAGCAATTCCCGATGGAAAGCGGCGGTATTTCGATTACACGACGGACGAACTTCGGAAGAGAGTCCCAAGGGAAAAACACGCGAGACGGCATCGGTACTACAACTACACGTACCTGCTCGACGACGTCCGAGAGCGGTTCGGCGACGTCGAGGTCCGTGGGTGGCCGTTCGCGCCGACGAGGCTCCCGAATCTGATCTACTTCGTCTCGGCGAAAAAGGCGTAA
- a CDS encoding prenyltransferase/squalene oxidase repeat-containing protein, with protein sequence MRARVLAEALRRDLTQGETTPRADDVHLRSAVEWLFRSQDVTESGGSSATYNLVLGWERAYPETTGYIVPTLYDYATYADDSEARRRAGRMARWLLDVQLDSGAFPGGTSGGDSDPSVFNTGQILFGLARAHAETGDDAFVTALRDASGWLADVQEPEGYWSAHTYKNMTHAYTSRVGWALLVAYEVTGEERVRRAAVRNLEWVQRIQRENDTFSHWAFTPDDDAFLHTIAYTIRGLVEGGHYLGNRDIVEAGQRAADRLLAYQQRNGALAGAYDGGWNGADFSCLTGVAQTAIIWMRLAELTGEADYADAARRAIQELKRAQPLDGATPIRGGLAGSKPVWGPYMRLRYPNWAPKFLADAILAANRYDRDRDRSRTAITERRPQR encoded by the coding sequence ATGAGGGCCAGGGTGCTGGCCGAGGCACTTCGACGCGACCTGACACAAGGGGAGACGACGCCGCGTGCGGACGACGTTCACCTGCGATCGGCCGTCGAGTGGCTCTTTCGGTCGCAGGACGTGACGGAGTCGGGCGGTAGTTCGGCGACGTACAATCTCGTTCTCGGGTGGGAACGCGCATACCCCGAGACCACCGGTTACATCGTCCCGACGCTGTACGACTACGCGACCTACGCCGACGATTCCGAAGCCCGGCGGCGTGCCGGACGGATGGCGCGATGGCTCCTCGACGTCCAACTGGACAGCGGCGCGTTCCCGGGCGGTACCAGCGGCGGGGATTCCGATCCGAGCGTTTTCAACACCGGCCAGATCCTGTTCGGGCTGGCGAGAGCGCACGCCGAAACCGGTGACGACGCGTTCGTGACTGCGCTCCGTGACGCCAGCGGATGGCTGGCTGACGTTCAGGAGCCGGAGGGGTACTGGTCTGCTCACACGTACAAGAATATGACCCACGCGTACACGTCCAGGGTCGGATGGGCGCTCCTCGTCGCCTACGAGGTGACCGGCGAGGAGAGGGTCCGGCGCGCGGCGGTCCGTAACCTCGAGTGGGTCCAGCGGATCCAGCGGGAGAACGACACGTTCAGCCACTGGGCCTTCACGCCGGACGACGACGCGTTCCTGCACACGATCGCCTACACCATCCGCGGACTCGTCGAGGGCGGTCACTATCTGGGGAATCGCGACATTGTCGAAGCGGGGCAGCGGGCCGCGGACCGGCTCCTGGCGTATCAACAGAGGAACGGAGCACTGGCGGGCGCTTACGACGGCGGGTGGAACGGAGCCGACTTCAGCTGTCTCACCGGGGTTGCACAGACGGCCATCATCTGGATGCGACTGGCCGAGCTGACCGGTGAGGCCGACTACGCGGACGCGGCACGCCGGGCGATTCAGGAGTTGAAACGCGCCCAGCCCCTCGACGGGGCTACGCCGATCCGGGGCGGACTCGCTGGCTCTAAACCGGTGTGGGGGCCGTATATGCGACTTCGGTACCCCAACTGGGCGCCGAAGTTCCTGGCGGATGCGATCCTCGCCGCAAACCGATATGATCGGGATCGTGACCGGTCGCGTACGGCGATCACCGAACGGAGACCACAACGATGA
- a CDS encoding sulfatase, with protein sequence MRRHVLYITVDSVRADRMGYLGYERPTTPTLDGLAADGTAWTRAMASGIPTYFSFKSLLGGVHPLSRTSDLGLPREVPALAETFQKLGYRTAGFNAGNPWLTDADGYDRGFQTFRDFLTDDQDGYGLAERLRALQRFVPDNDLVRDWAGRVARTGCALTGQVPLEPAERMTAAATEWLTDGVDADRPTFLWIHYMDPHYPWVPPAELLEQFYDEPLSRLDIGRLWHTVAGRHEGTAERSISESDLDAIDALYDAELRRTDDAIGDLLAVVDDTLGLSETVVAVAGDHGTELADHGNFSHAPQSLYDEVVRVPLLLRGPGVPSATMTEPVSLVDLPPTLLNHAAPGREDAVPDAFEGRSLFEERDGPTFTNVTYGFNPATRDGGTGEMLTACLEWPWKLVDREGTNEQELYHLERDPEEQRNLVTERSTVRDELQSEIESHRAETRRRQRTVVEKYRIRDRVAVLHQEGAI encoded by the coding sequence ATGCGACGACACGTTCTCTACATCACCGTCGACTCGGTCCGGGCCGACCGGATGGGCTATCTGGGGTACGAGAGGCCGACCACCCCGACACTGGACGGTCTCGCCGCCGATGGGACCGCCTGGACGCGGGCGATGGCCAGTGGGATCCCGACGTACTTTTCGTTCAAGTCGCTTCTGGGTGGAGTCCATCCGCTCAGTCGCACCTCGGACCTCGGCTTGCCGCGAGAGGTGCCCGCACTGGCGGAAACGTTTCAGAAACTGGGCTACCGGACTGCCGGGTTCAACGCGGGCAACCCCTGGCTCACGGACGCGGACGGGTACGATCGGGGCTTTCAGACGTTCCGCGATTTCCTGACCGACGACCAGGACGGGTACGGCCTCGCGGAACGCCTCCGGGCACTGCAGCGGTTCGTCCCCGATAACGACCTCGTCAGGGACTGGGCCGGACGCGTTGCCCGGACGGGATGTGCACTCACCGGGCAGGTGCCGCTCGAACCGGCGGAGCGGATGACCGCGGCCGCGACCGAGTGGCTCACCGACGGAGTCGACGCCGACCGACCGACCTTCCTGTGGATCCACTACATGGACCCCCACTACCCGTGGGTCCCCCCCGCAGAGCTGTTGGAGCAGTTCTACGATGAGCCGCTGTCTCGTCTCGACATCGGCCGCCTCTGGCACACGGTCGCAGGCCGACACGAGGGGACGGCAGAGCGGTCGATATCCGAAAGCGACCTCGACGCCATCGACGCGCTCTACGACGCCGAACTGCGCCGGACCGACGACGCCATCGGGGACCTGTTGGCGGTCGTCGACGACACGCTCGGCCTCTCGGAGACGGTCGTCGCGGTCGCGGGCGACCACGGAACCGAACTGGCCGACCACGGGAACTTCAGTCACGCACCGCAGTCGCTGTACGACGAAGTGGTCCGGGTCCCGCTCCTGCTGCGGGGTCCGGGCGTCCCATCGGCGACGATGACCGAACCGGTCTCGCTCGTCGACTTGCCCCCGACACTGCTCAACCACGCTGCCCCGGGGCGAGAGGACGCGGTCCCGGACGCCTTCGAGGGAAGGTCTCTGTTCGAGGAGAGAGACGGCCCCACGTTCACGAACGTCACCTACGGGTTCAACCCGGCGACCAGGGACGGAGGCACCGGCGAGATGCTGACCGCCTGCCTCGAGTGGCCCTGGAAGCTCGTCGACAGGGAGGGGACGAACGAGCAGGAACTGTATCACTTAGAGCGGGACCCGGAGGAACAGCGGAACCTCGTGACCGAGCGGTCGACGGTCAGAGACGAATTACAGTCCGAGATCGAAAGCCACCGCGCGGAGACCAGACGGCGCCAACGAACCGTCGTGGAGAAATACCGCATCCGCGACAGGGTGGCGGTACTACACCAAGAAGGTGCGATATGA
- the aglF gene encoding UTP--glucose-1-phosphate uridylyltransferase AglF, which translates to MQAVVLAAGKGTRLRPLTDDKPKVLVEVDGRPLIEDVFDNLIDCGATEFVVVVGYKKEQIIDRYGDAYRDVPITYAHQREQLGLAHAILQAEPHVDDDFMLMLGDNVFRGNLEDVVNRHREERADAAFLVEEVPWEEASRYGVLDTNGYGEIVEVVEKPDDPPSNLVMTGFYTFTPAIFHACHLVQPSERGEYELPDAIDLLIQSGRTIDALRLEGWRVDVGYPEDREEASERVAAEHGADADQRDEEVVVDS; encoded by the coding sequence ATGCAAGCAGTGGTTCTGGCGGCCGGGAAGGGGACGCGGCTGCGCCCGCTGACGGACGACAAGCCGAAGGTCCTCGTCGAGGTGGACGGGCGACCGCTCATCGAGGACGTCTTCGACAACCTCATCGACTGCGGGGCGACGGAGTTCGTCGTCGTGGTCGGCTACAAGAAGGAGCAGATCATCGATCGGTACGGGGACGCGTACCGGGACGTTCCGATCACGTACGCGCATCAGCGCGAACAGCTCGGCCTCGCACACGCCATCCTCCAGGCGGAGCCCCACGTCGACGACGACTTCATGTTGATGCTCGGAGACAACGTATTCAGGGGCAACCTCGAGGACGTCGTGAACCGTCACCGCGAGGAGCGGGCCGACGCCGCGTTCCTCGTCGAGGAAGTGCCCTGGGAGGAGGCGAGCCGGTACGGCGTCCTCGACACCAACGGGTACGGCGAGATCGTCGAGGTCGTCGAGAAGCCGGACGATCCGCCGTCGAATCTCGTGATGACCGGGTTTTACACGTTCACGCCGGCGATCTTCCACGCCTGTCACCTGGTCCAGCCGTCCGAGCGCGGCGAGTACGAACTCCCCGACGCGATCGATCTCCTCATTCAGTCCGGTCGGACCATCGACGCGCTTCGTCTCGAGGGCTGGCGCGTCGACGTCGGCTATCCCGAGGACCGCGAGGAGGCGAGCGAACGAGTGGCAGCAGAGCACGGCGCCGACGCCGACCAGAGAGACGAGGAAGTGGTCGTCGATAGCTGA
- a CDS encoding glycosyltransferase family 2 protein produces MADRSDSPNGADRPTVSVVITTYDRPSYLPGAVETVAEQTYDPVELIVVDDASPTMASEVVSTDAHDFSSFEIVRHDENRGPNAARNTGISAASGEYIAFLDDDDRWVPEKLDRQVARFEAGDPDLGVVSTGWKRVHDGSIEEIWLPPDVTGDVTKALLCENVVGTQSAVMVRAGIAKRVPLDERFPRWADQEWYLSLSTECAFDRIREPLVIHEFETHNRISYDTAKLYEGHRLFVEKYRPLAAEYGPVMERKMRGWADFRAGKSLLHIGEYGMARRFLISAVRWYPLEPTFYAYAGSSLGGRWTHSAARSLNEITPLG; encoded by the coding sequence GTGGCAGATCGTTCCGATTCGCCGAACGGGGCCGACCGGCCGACGGTGAGCGTCGTCATCACGACGTACGATCGGCCGTCCTACCTCCCGGGGGCGGTCGAGACGGTCGCCGAACAGACGTACGACCCCGTGGAGCTGATCGTCGTCGACGACGCGTCGCCGACGATGGCCTCCGAAGTGGTCTCGACGGACGCCCACGATTTCTCGTCGTTCGAGATCGTTCGCCACGACGAGAACAGGGGGCCGAACGCCGCACGAAATACCGGCATTTCGGCTGCGAGCGGCGAGTACATCGCGTTTCTCGACGACGACGACAGGTGGGTGCCGGAGAAACTCGACCGGCAGGTCGCCCGGTTCGAGGCGGGTGACCCCGATCTCGGTGTCGTCTCGACGGGATGGAAACGGGTCCACGACGGCTCGATCGAGGAGATCTGGCTGCCGCCCGATGTCACGGGAGACGTCACTAAAGCGCTCCTGTGTGAGAACGTCGTCGGGACCCAGTCGGCCGTTATGGTCCGCGCGGGGATCGCGAAGCGGGTTCCGCTCGACGAGCGGTTTCCCCGCTGGGCGGACCAGGAGTGGTACCTCTCGCTGTCGACGGAGTGTGCGTTCGATCGCATCCGCGAGCCGCTCGTCATCCACGAGTTCGAGACGCACAACCGGATCTCCTACGACACGGCGAAACTGTACGAGGGCCACCGGCTTTTCGTCGAGAAGTACCGGCCGCTGGCCGCCGAGTACGGACCGGTGATGGAGCGGAAGATGCGGGGCTGGGCGGACTTCCGCGCCGGCAAGTCCCTCCTTCACATAGGCGAGTACGGGATGGCCCGCCGGTTCCTGATCAGTGCCGTTCGGTGGTACCCACTGGAGCCGACCTTCTACGCGTACGCCGGTTCGTCGCTCGGCGGCCGGTGGACGCACTCTGCCGCTCGGTCGCTGAATGAGATCACGCCGCTCGGATAG